The sequence TAGCGGAACCGGTTGGCGCGCATCGAGTCGACGGGGGCGCCCTTGCGGTAGCGGCCGGTGAGCATCCCGCCGGACAGCGGGGAGTAGACGAGGGTGCCCATGCCGTACCGCTGCGCGACGGGCAGGACCTCGTTCTCGATGCCGCGGTTGAGGATCGAGTACGTGGGCTGCTCGGTGCGGAACCGTTCCAGCCCGCGGCGCTCGGAGACCCACTGGGCCTCGACGATCTCGGAGGCGGGGAAGCTGGACGTGCCGATCGCGCGGACCTTGCCGGCGCGCACGAGGTCGGTCAGCGCGGACAGCGTCTCCTCGACGTCGGTGTCCGGGTCGGGGCGGTGCACCTGGTAGAGGTCGACGTGGTCGGTGCCGAGGCGGCGCAGCGAGTCCTCGAGGGCGCGGACGATCCAGCGCCGGGAGTTCCCGCGGCGATTGGGGTCCTCGCCCATGGGCAGGTGGAACTTGGTGGCGAGGACGACGTCGTCGCGGCGGCCCGCGAGCGCCTGACCGACGATCTCCTCCGAGGCGCCCTGGGAGTAGGCGTCGGCGGTGTCGACGAGGTTGATCCCGGCGTCGAGGGCGCGGTGGATGATCTTGACGGAGTCTTCGACGTCGCCGTTGCCCATCGGGCCGAACATCATCGCGCCGAGCGCGAAGGGGCTGACCTGGATGCCGGTGCGGCCGAGGCTGCGGTGCTGCATGGGGGTCCTCCGTGAGACGATGAAGCGGAACGTTCTTCCGGAACTGTACGGAACGTTGTTCCGGTTACGCAAGGGGGGTCCCGCCCGATGGCTGAACGCAAGGTGCGCGCCGACGCGCAGCGCAACCTCGACGCCCTGCTCGTCGCCGCCCGCGACGTCTTCGCCGTCTCCGGGGTCGACGCCCCCGTGCGCGAGATCGCGGCGAAGGCCGGCGTCGGCGTCGGCACCGTCTACCGCCACTTCCCCCAGCGCTCCGACCTCGTCACGGCCGTGTTCCGCCACGAGGTCGACGCGTGCGCCGAGCAAGCGCCCCTGCTGGCCGCGCAGCACCCACCGTTCGAGGCGCTGCGGCTCTGGCTCCTGCGCTTCACCGGCTTCGTCGCCGCCAAGCGCGGGCTCGCCGCGGCCCTGCACTCCGGCGACCCCGCCTTCGAACCCCTCCCCGCGTACTTCTCCTCGAGGTTCGAACCCGCCCTCGAGGCGCTGCTGGAGGCCGCCGAAGCGGCCGGGGAGATCCGCCGCCCGCTGACGGCGGACGAACTGCTCGCCACGCTGTCCCGGCTGTCCACGCCGGATCAGGACTACACCGAGCGCGTCGTGGACCTGCTGCTCGACGGGCTGCGCCACCGCCCCTGACCCCGGCGGTCGAGGAATCGTCCACCGCGATCGAGGACGCGGCTTCCCAGCGATTCTCCGGCATTCCTTGATCGCGGTGGGCGATTCCTTGATCGCGGGGAGGGGTCAGGGGAGGTGCCGGCGCACGAAGTCGAGTTCCACCCGCATCTGCCGCAC comes from Kineococcus rhizosphaerae and encodes:
- a CDS encoding aldo/keto reductase, which codes for MQHRSLGRTGIQVSPFALGAMMFGPMGNGDVEDSVKIIHRALDAGINLVDTADAYSQGASEEIVGQALAGRRDDVVLATKFHLPMGEDPNRRGNSRRWIVRALEDSLRRLGTDHVDLYQVHRPDPDTDVEETLSALTDLVRAGKVRAIGTSSFPASEIVEAQWVSERRGLERFRTEQPTYSILNRGIENEVLPVAQRYGMGTLVYSPLSGGMLTGRYRKGAPVDSMRANRFRYFSDERRLDVVEELVALADEVGVKLTHLALAFVVAHPGVTSAILGPRTMEQLDDLLAGADVVLDDAVLDRIDAIVPPGEDVGLLDMQYRTPPIGDAALRRRPATTRAAA
- a CDS encoding TetR/AcrR family transcriptional regulator gives rise to the protein MAERKVRADAQRNLDALLVAARDVFAVSGVDAPVREIAAKAGVGVGTVYRHFPQRSDLVTAVFRHEVDACAEQAPLLAAQHPPFEALRLWLLRFTGFVAAKRGLAAALHSGDPAFEPLPAYFSSRFEPALEALLEAAEAAGEIRRPLTADELLATLSRLSTPDQDYTERVVDLLLDGLRHRP